The following proteins are co-located in the Paludisphaera rhizosphaerae genome:
- a CDS encoding TlpA family protein disulfide reductase, giving the protein MRKLVATTALALTAGLASLAAPAARADSLGVGDAAPKLEVKEFVKGEPIKALEPGSVYVVEFWATWCGPCRATIPHLTELQKKHGDVKFVGVSIWEQDPSAVKPFVKEMGEKMDYRVAMDAVPKNGDKDGDPDDGAMAKNWMKAAELQGIPTAFIVGKDLKILWIGHPAALEEPLAQVVEGKWDVEKAIADARKEKEEVAKLAKFMPKLQKAMESDEPRQILQVIDEMVKEVPAAEERLRGLKFTTLVHAGEFEKALALAKTILEGKAGENAQTLSLIAWTIVDPELKSKPDAKLIAFALEAAKKADELEKQKSAPIADTLAKAYFDSGEPAKALETQKRAINLAKGTEMEDDGSLKERLEQYQKAVEGKKKD; this is encoded by the coding sequence ATGCGCAAGCTCGTCGCGACGACGGCTCTCGCTCTGACCGCCGGCCTCGCCTCGCTGGCCGCCCCCGCCGCCCGGGCCGACTCCCTGGGCGTCGGCGACGCCGCTCCGAAGCTCGAAGTGAAGGAGTTCGTCAAGGGCGAGCCGATCAAGGCCCTGGAGCCCGGCAGCGTTTACGTCGTCGAGTTCTGGGCGACGTGGTGCGGGCCCTGCCGCGCCACGATCCCGCACCTCACCGAGCTGCAGAAGAAGCACGGCGACGTGAAGTTCGTCGGCGTGAGCATCTGGGAGCAGGACCCGTCGGCCGTCAAGCCGTTCGTCAAGGAGATGGGCGAGAAGATGGACTACCGCGTCGCCATGGACGCCGTCCCCAAGAACGGCGACAAGGACGGCGACCCGGACGACGGCGCCATGGCCAAGAACTGGATGAAGGCCGCCGAGCTGCAGGGCATCCCCACCGCGTTCATCGTCGGCAAGGACCTCAAAATCCTCTGGATCGGCCACCCCGCCGCGCTCGAGGAGCCGCTGGCCCAGGTCGTCGAGGGCAAGTGGGACGTCGAAAAGGCCATCGCCGACGCCAGGAAGGAGAAGGAGGAGGTCGCCAAGCTCGCCAAGTTCATGCCGAAGCTCCAGAAGGCGATGGAGTCCGACGAACCCAGGCAGATCCTCCAGGTCATCGACGAGATGGTCAAGGAAGTCCCCGCGGCCGAGGAGCGCCTCCGCGGCCTGAAGTTCACCACCCTGGTCCACGCCGGCGAATTCGAGAAGGCCCTGGCGCTCGCCAAGACGATCCTCGAAGGCAAGGCCGGTGAGAACGCCCAGACCCTCAGCCTCATCGCCTGGACGATCGTCGATCCCGAGCTGAAGTCCAAGCCCGACGCCAAGCTGATCGCCTTCGCCCTGGAAGCCGCCAAGAAGGCCGACGAGTTGGAGAAGCAGAAGAGCGCCCCCATCGCCGACACCCTCGCCAAGGCCTACTTCGACTCCGGCGAACCCGCCAAGGCCCTCGAGACCCAGAAGCGCGCCATCAACCTCGCCAAGGGGACCGAGATGGAAGACGACGGCTCCCTCAAGGAACGCCTCGAACAGTACCAGAAGGCCGTCGAAGGCAAGAAGAAGGACTGA
- a CDS encoding DegT/DnrJ/EryC1/StrS family aminotransferase: MNPDENLSRREFLAASSIALGAAAAVGSKASAAAAAEPAKLALHGGAKAVVERLPKLVRWGGPEKGRLDAMLGQDTLFYWKGPQTTLLLDRFRKICPLPQAMSCSSGTAALHIAVAAAGIAPGDEVITSPITDIGTVIGVLFQQAVPVFADLGRNTYNLDPADVERRITPRTKAIIAVHLAGNPCDLDALKSIAARHKLVLIEDCAQAWGALRGGKPIGTEGDVACFSLQNSKHVTCGDGGVVASGDPAIGRKLQQFGDKGMDRLGKGGLFETFATNYRMSEPQAAVAAAQMERVESIVETRSRLGRLLSDELAGVKGVELPRIRDEDRCSFWFYMLRVRPEALRCDRTEFVKAIAAEGAPASEGYIPVPLYGNPVFQNHGFFAGRWPLKEMGLTDMDYTKVSCPEAESILKTCFRLTIHEGMTESYVRSMAAAVRKVADHYAS, encoded by the coding sequence ATGAACCCTGACGAGAACCTCTCCCGCCGCGAGTTCCTGGCCGCCTCCTCGATCGCCCTCGGCGCGGCGGCGGCCGTGGGGTCGAAAGCTTCGGCAGCGGCGGCGGCTGAGCCGGCGAAGCTCGCGTTGCACGGCGGCGCGAAGGCGGTCGTCGAGCGGCTGCCGAAGCTCGTCCGCTGGGGGGGGCCCGAGAAGGGGCGGCTCGACGCGATGCTCGGGCAGGACACGCTCTTCTACTGGAAGGGCCCCCAGACCACCCTGCTGCTCGACCGCTTCCGGAAGATCTGCCCCCTGCCCCAGGCGATGTCCTGTTCGTCCGGGACGGCGGCGCTCCACATCGCCGTGGCCGCCGCGGGGATCGCGCCGGGGGACGAGGTGATCACCAGCCCGATCACCGACATCGGCACGGTGATCGGCGTCCTGTTCCAGCAGGCCGTCCCCGTCTTCGCCGACCTCGGCCGCAACACGTACAACCTCGACCCCGCCGACGTGGAGCGGCGGATCACGCCCAGGACGAAGGCGATCATCGCCGTCCACCTCGCCGGCAACCCCTGCGACCTCGACGCCCTGAAGTCGATCGCGGCCCGCCACAAGCTCGTCCTGATCGAGGACTGCGCCCAGGCCTGGGGAGCGCTCCGGGGCGGGAAGCCGATCGGCACCGAGGGGGACGTCGCCTGCTTCTCGCTCCAGAACTCCAAGCACGTCACCTGCGGCGACGGCGGCGTGGTCGCGTCGGGCGACCCGGCGATCGGGAGGAAGCTCCAGCAGTTCGGCGATAAGGGGATGGACCGCCTGGGCAAGGGCGGACTCTTCGAAACTTTCGCCACCAACTACCGGATGAGCGAGCCCCAGGCCGCCGTCGCCGCTGCGCAGATGGAGCGCGTGGAGTCGATCGTCGAGACCCGCAGCCGGCTGGGCCGCCTCCTCAGCGACGAGTTGGCCGGCGTCAAGGGCGTCGAGCTTCCCCGGATCCGCGACGAAGACCGTTGCTCATTCTGGTTCTACATGCTGCGCGTCCGGCCGGAGGCGCTCCGCTGCGACCGGACCGAGTTCGTCAAGGCGATCGCCGCCGAGGGCGCGCCGGCCTCGGAGGGCTACATCCCCGTGCCGCTCTACGGCAACCCGGTCTTCCAGAACCACGGCTTCTTCGCCGGCCGATGGCCCCTCAAGGAGATGGGCCTGACCGATATGGACTACACCAAGGTCTCCTGCCCCGAGGCCGAGTCGATCCTCAAGACGTGCTTCCGCCTGACGATCCACGAGGGGATGACCGAATCCTACGTCCGCAGCATGGCCGCCGCCGTCCGCAAGGTCGCCGATCATTACGCCTCGTGA
- a CDS encoding Hsp20/alpha crystallin family protein: MAIQRWDPFREAISLRDAMNSLFQESFIRPSSFGAQDDPLALPIDVSESEDGFVVKASLPGVKPEDLQVSVRGDTLSIRGETSAEEEKQGERWHVRERRSGTFQRSVTLSDPVDASRAESSYEHGVLTLRLPKAEAAKPQQIKIGGAARPQVDRQPAKT; encoded by the coding sequence ATGGCGATCCAACGTTGGGATCCGTTCCGCGAGGCGATCAGCCTTCGGGATGCGATGAACAGCTTGTTCCAGGAGAGTTTCATCCGTCCGTCCAGCTTCGGGGCCCAGGACGATCCGCTCGCCCTGCCGATCGACGTCTCGGAGTCGGAGGATGGATTCGTGGTCAAGGCGTCGCTGCCGGGCGTCAAGCCCGAGGACCTGCAGGTCTCCGTCCGCGGCGACACGCTCTCCATCCGAGGGGAGACCTCGGCCGAGGAGGAGAAGCAGGGCGAACGCTGGCACGTCCGCGAACGCCGCTCCGGCACGTTCCAGCGATCCGTGACGCTGAGCGATCCGGTCGACGCCTCCAGGGCGGAATCGTCGTACGAGCACGGCGTCCTGACGCTCCGCCTACCCAAGGCGGAGGCGGCCAAGCCGCAGCAGATCAAGATCGGCGGGGCGGCCCGACCCCAGGTCGACCGGCAGCCGGCGAAGACCTGA
- a CDS encoding serine/threonine protein kinase — protein MIDPNVGDEKQEVGKSEQSLAEEAADFADRLRAGERPDLEAYIRERPEHAEQLRALLSAIARMNDLREPTDGGETWRDFVDVINSADTLEQDEFRILREIGRGGMGIVYEAVQMSLNRRVALKVLTTSSIADPHRIQRFQLEARVLAALTHPNIVPIYSIGHNRGVPYLAMQLIEGRTLAEVARELRILRGLEVEGTVSETTRSMVNGWSEPTGAATEDELLLDPTDPMDATPPPRTSKSLEDTETWPRTRTHDRTVAELGLQAAEALAYAHGLKVIHRDIKPANLLVDAHGHLWITDFGMARLEGESDLTRTGDLVGTLKYMSPEQASGSRVLVDGRTDVYSLGATLYELLTLQPAFVGEDRKDLLRKIIQGTLQPPRSIDPSIPVDLETLVLKAMAREPGNRYPSAREMADDLRRFLAYEPIRARPLGLVERMRQWCLRPERVREAGAALLLLGFVTSGIGAIYYLVYLAGFVKPKHPGDFVRDLLVAFLCFDAPPLWCGFKTLAGKRYGLWLGLATSLNFMIWLLFALCGWNVLDYGGVYEKQDAKLPFLLILLMLVLYTVVYSCIGLAADRASRGSLADVVSWKGSEGGVA, from the coding sequence ATGATCGACCCGAACGTCGGCGACGAGAAGCAGGAAGTCGGGAAGTCGGAGCAGAGCCTGGCCGAGGAGGCCGCCGATTTCGCCGATCGACTTCGGGCGGGCGAGCGCCCGGATCTGGAAGCCTACATCCGCGAGCGTCCCGAACACGCCGAACAACTGCGCGCATTGCTGTCGGCCATCGCCCGGATGAACGATCTCAGGGAACCCACCGACGGGGGTGAGACTTGGAGAGACTTCGTCGACGTCATCAACAGCGCGGATACATTGGAGCAGGACGAATTCAGGATCCTGAGAGAGATCGGCCGAGGAGGCATGGGGATCGTCTACGAGGCGGTGCAAATGTCGCTCAACCGTCGCGTGGCGCTCAAGGTCCTGACGACCAGCTCGATCGCCGACCCTCACCGGATTCAGAGGTTCCAGCTTGAGGCCCGGGTGTTGGCCGCTCTGACTCATCCCAACATCGTGCCGATCTACTCCATCGGCCACAACCGGGGCGTCCCTTATCTCGCCATGCAATTGATCGAAGGCCGGACGCTGGCCGAGGTCGCCCGCGAGTTGAGGATCCTTCGCGGTCTGGAGGTTGAGGGGACGGTCAGCGAAACGACCCGCTCCATGGTGAACGGGTGGTCCGAGCCGACCGGTGCCGCGACCGAGGACGAGCTTCTCCTCGATCCCACGGATCCGATGGATGCGACGCCGCCTCCGCGGACCAGCAAATCCCTGGAAGACACCGAAACCTGGCCCCGGACTCGCACCCATGACCGGACGGTCGCCGAACTCGGCCTGCAGGCGGCCGAGGCGCTTGCGTACGCTCACGGCCTCAAGGTCATCCACCGCGACATCAAGCCGGCGAACCTGCTCGTCGACGCCCACGGTCATCTCTGGATCACCGACTTCGGGATGGCCCGGCTTGAAGGCGAGAGCGATCTGACCCGGACCGGCGACCTGGTCGGAACCTTGAAGTACATGAGCCCAGAGCAGGCGTCGGGGAGCCGGGTCCTGGTGGACGGTCGCACCGACGTCTATTCCCTGGGAGCGACGCTCTACGAACTCTTGACCCTTCAGCCCGCCTTCGTCGGCGAAGACCGAAAGGATCTGCTGCGAAAGATCATCCAGGGGACGCTCCAGCCGCCCAGGTCGATCGATCCCTCGATTCCGGTCGACCTGGAGACCCTGGTCCTCAAGGCGATGGCGAGGGAGCCTGGCAACCGATACCCATCCGCTCGCGAGATGGCCGACGACCTGCGGCGCTTCCTCGCGTACGAACCGATCCGGGCTCGACCCCTGGGCCTCGTCGAACGGATGCGACAGTGGTGCTTGCGGCCGGAACGCGTCCGAGAAGCGGGCGCGGCGCTTTTGCTTTTGGGCTTCGTGACCAGCGGAATCGGCGCGATCTATTACCTCGTCTATCTCGCGGGATTCGTCAAACCAAAACATCCCGGTGATTTTGTGCGAGATCTGCTCGTCGCCTTTCTCTGCTTCGACGCCCCGCCCCTTTGGTGCGGCTTCAAGACGCTGGCTGGGAAACGATACGGCCTCTGGCTCGGCCTGGCGACTTCACTGAACTTTATGATCTGGCTGCTGTTCGCGCTCTGCGGCTGGAACGTGCTCGACTACGGCGGGGTTTACGAAAAACAGGACGCCAAGCTCCCCTTTCTCCTCATACTGCTGATGCTGGTGTTATATACGGTTGTGTATTCGTGCATCGGTCTGGCGGCGGATCGAGCGAGCCGCGGCAGCCTTGCCGACGTCGTGAGCTGGAAAGGATCCGAAGGGGGCGTCGCCTAG
- a CDS encoding sigma-70 family RNA polymerase sigma factor: MAQVDSETAELLRLVDCGDDAALQRLLMLHSDRLRRAVAVHMDRRLAKRFDPSDIVQEALVDASRKLPDYLREQPIPFYPWLRRLALERLVQAHRRHLWSKARAVSREESEDLLLPDESVLLLVDRLAASGPSPSQVLMQDDSREQIFAALGRLTLSDRQVLVMRYLEELPFGEIAAALGLEVGAVKMRHLRAIRRLQALLRDGDGSGSREP, encoded by the coding sequence ATGGCGCAAGTTGACTCCGAGACCGCGGAATTGCTCCGGCTCGTCGACTGCGGCGACGATGCGGCGTTGCAGCGGCTGCTGATGCTTCATTCGGACCGACTGCGACGCGCGGTGGCCGTCCACATGGACCGTCGCCTGGCGAAGCGCTTCGACCCCTCCGACATCGTCCAGGAAGCTCTGGTCGACGCCAGCCGGAAGCTGCCCGACTACCTTCGCGAACAGCCGATCCCCTTCTATCCGTGGCTCCGTCGCCTCGCCCTGGAGCGTCTTGTCCAGGCTCACCGCCGTCACCTGTGGTCGAAGGCCCGGGCCGTCAGCCGCGAGGAGTCGGAGGACCTTCTCCTCCCCGATGAATCGGTGCTGCTGCTGGTCGATCGGCTGGCGGCCAGCGGCCCGAGCCCCAGCCAGGTCCTGATGCAGGACGACTCTCGGGAGCAGATCTTCGCCGCGCTGGGGCGGCTGACGCTGAGCGACCGCCAGGTGCTGGTGATGCGCTATCTGGAAGAGCTTCCCTTCGGCGAGATCGCCGCGGCTCTGGGTCTTGAGGTCGGGGCCGTCAAGATGCGACACCTTCGCGCCATCCGGCGCCTTCAGGCCTTGCTGCGAGACGGAGACGGCTCCGGGAGCCGCGAACCATGA
- a CDS encoding DUF1036 domain-containing protein, whose product MYNVRRFQMPLDSVFPLCAEAPPDDALINSWGIGRRFGKRNPFHDRPKSDASSYGGLWFHNRSAQTVFLALAYFEEGAARTVDGNPHRPAAAAPGGWRVSGWYAVPPGQTVQTTTDIRSRWYYYYTVTADGHEHRGYKAFFVHPREAFSYNNGARQALILPTQHHSRGFVQKDFREIDTGNRSPFFMNLD is encoded by the coding sequence ATGTACAACGTGCGACGGTTCCAGATGCCCCTCGACTCGGTGTTCCCCCTCTGCGCGGAGGCTCCCCCAGACGACGCCCTGATCAACTCGTGGGGGATCGGACGAAGATTCGGCAAGAGAAACCCGTTCCATGACCGACCGAAGAGTGACGCGTCCAGCTACGGCGGCCTCTGGTTCCACAATCGGAGCGCCCAGACCGTCTTTCTGGCGCTGGCTTATTTCGAAGAAGGAGCCGCGAGGACCGTCGACGGGAATCCGCATCGTCCCGCCGCTGCGGCCCCAGGCGGCTGGCGCGTCTCCGGCTGGTACGCCGTGCCGCCCGGGCAAACGGTCCAGACGACGACGGACATCCGCAGTCGCTGGTACTATTACTATACGGTCACAGCCGACGGCCACGAGCACCGCGGGTACAAGGCCTTCTTCGTCCACCCCCGCGAGGCCTTCTCCTACAACAACGGCGCCCGCCAGGCCCTGATCCTGCCCACCCAGCACCACAGCCGCGGCTTCGTCCAGAAAGACTTCCGGGAAATCGACACCGGGAATCGCAGCCCATTCTTCATGAACCTGGACTGA
- a CDS encoding alpha/beta hydrolase: MFKSLMAFLIAVLACSEASAQSRPQPPTRKFDDPGAPPFKVLKEGENPPLDAYDNFVVGPNYTPAPERKKVDGVPEGKVEQLVIDSKETKLFNPGIARNEFGKVDPSNPKTLIVETHPIDYQRKIGVYVPAQYKAGTEAPFMVVHDGPGQANGFKTILDNLIQQKRIPPIVLISIGNGGGDAQGHERGKEYDNMNGDYAEYIETEVLPRVEKHCGVKLTKDPNGRAAMGNSSGGSAALIMAWFRNDLYHRVLTTSGTFVNQAWPFDPKYPGGAWGFHEELIPNSPKKPIRLFISVGDGDLLNPNVMRDGMHDWVEANNRMAKALKAKGYEYQYLFCQGARHSVGNAQQQFLPHAIEWVWKGYAPGTGG; the protein is encoded by the coding sequence ATGTTCAAATCGCTGATGGCGTTTCTCATCGCCGTTCTCGCATGCTCCGAGGCGTCGGCCCAGTCGCGGCCGCAGCCGCCGACGCGGAAGTTCGACGACCCGGGCGCGCCGCCGTTCAAGGTGCTGAAGGAAGGGGAGAACCCCCCGCTCGACGCCTACGACAACTTCGTCGTCGGGCCGAACTACACCCCCGCGCCGGAGCGCAAGAAGGTCGATGGGGTCCCCGAGGGGAAGGTGGAACAGTTGGTCATCGACTCCAAGGAGACGAAGCTCTTCAATCCCGGCATCGCCCGCAACGAGTTCGGCAAGGTGGACCCCAGCAATCCCAAGACGCTGATCGTTGAGACGCACCCCATCGACTACCAGCGGAAGATCGGCGTCTACGTCCCCGCCCAGTACAAGGCCGGGACCGAGGCACCGTTCATGGTGGTCCACGACGGCCCCGGCCAGGCCAACGGCTTCAAGACGATCCTGGACAACCTGATCCAGCAGAAACGGATTCCGCCGATCGTCCTCATCTCCATCGGCAACGGCGGCGGCGATGCCCAGGGTCACGAGCGCGGCAAGGAATACGACAACATGAACGGCGACTACGCCGAGTACATCGAAACCGAGGTGCTGCCGCGCGTGGAGAAGCACTGCGGGGTGAAGCTGACGAAAGACCCCAACGGCCGCGCGGCGATGGGCAATAGCTCCGGCGGCTCCGCGGCCCTCATCATGGCCTGGTTCCGCAACGACCTGTACCACCGCGTGCTGACGACCTCGGGCACGTTCGTGAACCAGGCGTGGCCCTTCGATCCTAAGTACCCGGGCGGCGCCTGGGGCTTCCACGAGGAACTCATCCCCAACAGCCCCAAGAAGCCCATCCGGCTGTTCATCTCCGTCGGCGACGGGGACCTGCTCAACCCCAACGTGATGCGCGACGGAATGCACGACTGGGTCGAGGCCAACAATCGCATGGCCAAAGCGCTGAAGGCCAAAGGATATGAGTATCAATACCTGTTCTGCCAGGGAGCCAGGCACAGCGTCGGCAACGCCCAGCAGCAGTTCCTGCCGCACGCCATCGAGTGGGTGTGGAAGGGGTACGCTCCCGGGACGGGCGGCTGA
- a CDS encoding DUF6980 family protein: MREQNVLIHCCEDMRRNVEAVCDQHPDRHDCPDCLVEYVAHLREYGLMIHDGGTSSLRIRFCPWCGAQLPETLRDRWFEELACRGIDPWEDEIPESFRSSAWWADGVA; this comes from the coding sequence GTGCGAGAGCAAAACGTGTTAATTCACTGCTGCGAGGACATGAGGCGGAACGTCGAGGCGGTCTGTGACCAACATCCAGATCGTCACGACTGCCCGGATTGCCTTGTGGAGTACGTGGCTCACCTGCGAGAGTACGGCCTGATGATTCACGACGGGGGGACTTCTTCGCTCCGAATCCGCTTCTGCCCATGGTGCGGCGCCCAGCTTCCTGAAACACTGCGAGATCGGTGGTTCGAGGAACTGGCGTGCCGCGGGATCGACCCGTGGGAGGACGAAATTCCCGAGTCGTTCCGATCATCGGCGTGGTGGGCGGACGGAGTCGCCTAA
- a CDS encoding DUF2088 domain-containing protein: MKLDLCPRVLDLPPFAVVEQEFARPREADVPAAVIRELRKIFPVPENLAGKVVGLTMPSRGIRDIQTVVRTAVAFLKPYCREVRILTAMGTHGGGTAEGEREMAASRGVTEDAVGARVFSNMQTRHIANVGDVEVYVSEDALACDLVLLVNRIKEHTDIDWPVPLAEGCYGLESGFAKILALGISKMRAIEMHKHIPGIGLGAAIEISARRTIGGAELKIAGGLGIVENGADETAEIIGVPVSTVDGFFAIEAAALERSKALMPSLPVMELDLLYCAYLGKDKSGQGMHTKTIGRSPYGYVQGRAWKPWMPRIQTIIGGRLTEGSHGNAIGVGLCQFITRRFDEAVDWERTAVNCLSALTPNQAMRPIVCENDRDALELALAICPSGPRGVRAAMIFSTLEMTRILLTPAALEDVSSEAGARVIVQPSPLRFDAEGWLKLDRYWGEDH; encoded by the coding sequence ATGAAGCTGGATCTTTGCCCGCGCGTCCTGGACCTGCCCCCCTTCGCCGTGGTGGAGCAGGAGTTCGCCAGGCCCCGAGAGGCCGACGTGCCGGCGGCGGTGATTCGGGAACTCCGCAAGATCTTCCCCGTCCCCGAGAACCTGGCCGGGAAAGTCGTCGGGCTCACGATGCCTAGCCGAGGGATCCGCGACATCCAGACCGTGGTCCGCACGGCCGTCGCGTTCCTCAAACCTTATTGCCGAGAGGTCCGCATCCTCACCGCGATGGGGACGCACGGCGGGGGGACGGCCGAGGGCGAACGCGAGATGGCCGCCTCGCGGGGCGTTACTGAAGATGCGGTCGGCGCGCGGGTCTTCTCGAACATGCAGACGCGACACATCGCCAACGTGGGCGACGTCGAGGTCTACGTCTCGGAAGACGCGCTGGCGTGCGACCTGGTGCTGCTGGTCAACCGGATCAAGGAGCACACGGACATCGACTGGCCCGTGCCGCTCGCCGAGGGTTGTTACGGCCTGGAGTCCGGCTTCGCCAAGATCCTCGCGCTCGGGATCTCGAAGATGCGGGCGATCGAGATGCACAAGCACATCCCCGGCATCGGGCTCGGGGCCGCCATCGAGATCTCCGCCAGGCGCACCATCGGCGGGGCCGAGTTGAAGATCGCGGGGGGCCTGGGAATCGTCGAGAACGGGGCCGACGAGACGGCCGAGATCATCGGCGTCCCCGTCTCGACGGTCGACGGCTTCTTCGCCATCGAGGCGGCCGCCCTCGAACGCTCCAAGGCGCTCATGCCGTCTCTCCCGGTCATGGAGTTGGACCTGCTCTACTGCGCCTATCTCGGCAAGGACAAGTCGGGACAGGGGATGCACACAAAGACGATCGGCAGGTCGCCGTACGGATACGTCCAGGGCCGGGCGTGGAAGCCGTGGATGCCGCGAATCCAAACGATCATCGGCGGCCGGCTCACCGAGGGGAGCCACGGCAATGCGATCGGCGTGGGCCTCTGCCAGTTCATCACGCGACGCTTCGACGAGGCCGTAGACTGGGAGCGGACGGCCGTGAACTGCCTCTCGGCCCTGACCCCCAACCAGGCCATGCGGCCGATCGTCTGCGAGAACGATCGCGACGCCCTCGAACTGGCCCTCGCCATCTGCCCGTCAGGCCCGCGAGGCGTCCGCGCGGCGATGATCTTCAGCACGCTCGAGATGACGCGAATCCTCCTCACGCCCGCAGCGCTGGAGGATGTTTCCAGCGAGGCAGGCGCCCGCGTCATCGTCCAGCCGAGCCCGCTCCGCTTCGACGCCGAGGGATGGCTCAAACTCGATCGCTACTGGGGCGAGGACCACTGA
- a CDS encoding Trx7/PDZ domain-containing (seleno)protein: MRSWMALIGVLLLTYPADAQDRDTKVRNDRASFVGSREWIYNDLADGAKVAKEADRPLLVVFRCIPCVACQKFDDDVARRDPIIRDLLDEFVCVRIVQANVVDLTLFQHDFDQSFAAYLMAPDLTIYGRYGTRSKRPEYEDISLEGLRKAMEAALRLHKQGAAAKASLAGKQVKQERYKTPRDYPALSGRYGERIDYEGKTAQSCMHCHQIREAERLVYRASKEPIPDAVLFPYPDPAVLGLKMDPRGMALVEQVEPGSIAERAGVKVGDEFATLAGQPMLSIADIQWVLHNTPDRAKIPATITRGGKTTDATLDLPEGWRRADVSWRVTTWDLRRMGLGGLKLAELDAADRERAKLPADAMALRVEHVGQYGEHAAAKKAGFQKGDVLVSFDGRTAKSSETDLIAHAVQQKKAGDEVAVVVLRNGERMTLKLPLQ; encoded by the coding sequence ATGCGTAGCTGGATGGCGTTGATCGGCGTGCTTCTCCTGACGTACCCGGCGGACGCGCAAGACCGGGACACGAAGGTCCGCAACGACCGCGCGTCGTTCGTGGGATCGCGGGAGTGGATCTACAACGACCTGGCCGATGGGGCGAAGGTGGCCAAAGAGGCGGACCGGCCGTTGCTGGTCGTCTTTCGCTGCATCCCGTGTGTGGCCTGCCAGAAGTTCGACGACGACGTGGCTCGCCGCGACCCGATCATCCGCGACCTGCTCGACGAGTTCGTCTGCGTCCGCATCGTCCAGGCCAACGTGGTCGACCTCACGCTCTTCCAGCACGACTTCGACCAGTCGTTCGCCGCCTACCTGATGGCCCCGGACCTGACCATCTACGGCCGCTACGGCACCCGATCGAAGCGCCCGGAATACGAGGACATCTCGCTGGAGGGCCTGCGCAAGGCGATGGAGGCCGCGCTCCGCCTGCACAAACAGGGCGCGGCGGCGAAGGCCTCGCTGGCGGGCAAGCAGGTGAAGCAGGAGCGCTACAAGACGCCCCGCGACTACCCCGCGCTCTCAGGCCGGTACGGGGAGCGGATCGACTACGAGGGGAAGACGGCCCAGAGCTGCATGCACTGCCACCAGATCCGCGAGGCCGAGCGGCTCGTCTACCGGGCGTCTAAGGAGCCCATCCCCGACGCCGTGCTCTTCCCGTATCCCGACCCGGCCGTCCTGGGCCTGAAGATGGACCCGCGGGGCATGGCCCTGGTCGAGCAGGTCGAGCCTGGCTCGATCGCCGAGCGGGCCGGGGTGAAGGTCGGCGACGAGTTCGCGACCCTGGCGGGCCAGCCGATGCTGTCGATCGCCGACATCCAGTGGGTGCTCCACAACACCCCCGACCGCGCGAAGATCCCCGCGACGATCACGCGCGGCGGCAAGACCACGGACGCGACGCTCGACCTCCCCGAAGGATGGCGGCGCGCCGACGTCTCGTGGCGAGTGACCACCTGGGACCTCCGGCGCATGGGGCTGGGCGGCCTGAAGCTGGCGGAGTTGGACGCCGCCGACCGCGAGCGGGCCAAGCTGCCGGCCGACGCCATGGCCCTGCGCGTCGAGCACGTCGGCCAGTATGGCGAGCACGCCGCCGCCAAGAAGGCCGGCTTCCAGAAAGGCGACGTTCTCGTCTCCTTCGACGGCCGAACGGCGAAGTCGTCCGAGACCGACCTCATCGCCCACGCCGTCCAGCAAAAGAAGGCCGGCGACGAGGTGGCTGTCGTCGTCCTCCGCAACGGCGAGCGAATGACGCTGAAACTACCGCTTCAGTAG